One region of Oryza sativa Japonica Group chromosome 5, ASM3414082v1 genomic DNA includes:
- the LOC4339545 gene encoding 65-kDa microtubule-associated protein 3: protein MKTICGSLMHELQVIWDEVGEPEAARDRMLLELEQECLEVYRRKVDQANRSRAQLRQAIAQYEAELAAICSAIGETTVHVRQSNQKACGLRDELGAILPYLEEMKRKKVERWNQFLDVVGRIKKISSEIRPANFDPFKVSVDQSDLSLRKLEELRVELKSLEKEKGERVKQVMEYLKTLHSLCVVLGVDFKKTISEIHPSLDEAEGPRNISNTTIEMLAWAIQRLRETKMQRMQKLQDLASTLLELWNLMDTPFEEQQAYQNITCNIAASEAELTEQNTLSIEFLNYVEAEVLRLEQHKASKMKELVLKKKTELEEHRRRAHLVGEEGYATQFTIEAIEAGAIDPSLLLEQIEAYISTVKEEAFSRKDILERVEKWLNAREEEAWLEDYNKDDNRYNAGRGAHIMLKRAEKARVLVSKIPGMVDVLETKTRAWETERGNEFTYDGVRLILMLEEYMVVRQEKEQERKRQRDQKKLQDQRKAEQEALYGSKPSSSKSHSTKKVPRNSTPGVQPPKSEILHSKTIRATKKTEDINTPSPGHKGLDTVGLPIRKLFPSSNSSTLLEMETPRKPFSQITPGNISSAPVRPISTGGTEENRTPKTFAPVPTTPMTVSPHMQMAVTPVLTAKAVSVLSYDEPELTSQEDTEYSFEEKRLAVYLAAQVA, encoded by the exons ATGAAGACCATATGCGGATCCCTCATGCACGAGCTCCAG GTCATCTGGGACGAGGTCGGGGAGCCCGAGGCCGCGAGGGACAGGATGCTGCTGGAGCTCGAGCAGGAGTGCCTGGAGGTGTACAGGAGGAAGGTGGACCAGGCGAACCGCTCCCGCGCCCAGCTGCGGCAGGCGATCGCTCAATATGAAGCTGAACTCGCCGCCATCTGCTCCGCCATTGGCGAGACGACGGTCCACGTCAGGCAG TCTAATCAGAAAGCATGTGGATTACGGGATGAGCTCGGTGCAATATTACCATACCTAGAagagatgaagaggaagaaggttGAAAGATGGAACCAGTTTCTTGATGTCGTAGGAAGGATAAAGAAGATCTCATCTGAGATAAGGCCAGCAAATTTTGACCCTTTTAAAGTGTCTGTGGATCAATCTGATCTATCATTAAGAAAGCTTGAAGAGTTAAGGGTGGAGCTGAAGTCCCTTGAAAAGGAGAAG gGTGAGAGGGTAAAGCAAGTTATGGAATATTTGAAGACTTTACATTCTTTATGTGTAGTACTTGGTGTCGACTTCAAGAAAACAATATCTGAAATACACCCTAGTCTTGATGAAGCTGAAGGGCCAAGGAATATAAGCAACACTACAATTGAGATGCTAGCATGGGCGATTCAGAGACTTCGTGAAACAAAAATGCAGAGGATGCAGAAG CTTCAAGATCTTGCATCTACCTTGCTAGAACTATGGAATCTAATGGATACGCCATTTGAAGAGCAGCAGGCATACCAGAATATAACATGTAATATTGCTGCTTCAGAGGCTGAATTAACAGAACAGAACACCCTTTCCATTGAGTTCCTCAACTAT GTGGAAGCTGAGGTATTAAGGCTTGAACAGCACAAAGCAAGCAAAATGAAGGAGCTTGTTCTCAAGAAGAAAACAGAACTAGAAGAACATCGACGACGGGCACATTTAGTTGGAGAGGAAGGTTATGCAACTCAGTTCACAATTGAGGCCATTGAAGCAG GGGCTATTGATCCCTCTTTGTTGCTCGAGCAAATTGAGGCTTATATTTCAACAGTGAAAGAGGAAGCTTTTAGCAGGAAGGACATTCTCGAGCGAGTTGAGAAGTGGCTAAATGCACGTGAGGAAGAGGCTTGGTTGGAAGATTACAACAAA GATGACAACCGGTATAATGCTGGGAGAGGTGCACACATTATGCTTAAGAGGGCTGAAAAAGCGCGTGTTCTGGTTAGCAAGATTCCAG GAATGGTAGATGTTCTTGAAACAAAAACCAGAGCTTGGGAAACTGAAAGAGGCAATGAGTTCACATATGATGGC GTCCGACTTATATTGATGCTTGAAGAATACATGGTTGTTCGTCAAGAGAAAGAGCAGGAAAGGAAGAGGCAAAGG GATCAAAAGAAGCTTCAAGATCAACGCAAAGCTGAGCAGGAGGCACTTTATGGATCAAAGCCAAGCTCTTCAAAATCTCACAGCACTAAGAAGGTACCCAGAAACTCCACACCTGGAGTTCAACCTCCTAAATCAGAGATACTTCATTCAAAGACTATTCGTGCAACCAAGAAAACGGAAGATATCAACACTCCTTCCCCTG GTCATAAAGGTTTAGACACTGTTGGTCTCCCTATCAGGAAGTTATTTCCATCTTCCAACTCGAGCACTCTTCTTGAGATGGAGACACCCCGGAAGCCCTTCTCTCAGATTACACCTGGAAACATATCCTCAGCTCCTGTGCGTCCAATCTCCACTGGTGGTACTGAAGAGAACAGGACTCCCAAGACATTTGCACCAGTTCCTACGACTCCGATGACAGTGAGCCCTCATATGCAAATGGCAGTGACGCCTGTTCTTACCGCAAAAGCTGTTTCTGTACTCTCTTATGACGAACCGGAGCTGACTTCACAAGAGGACACCGAGTACTCATTTGAAGAGAAGCGTCTTGCAGTCTATCTTGCCGCACAAGTGGCTTGA
- the LOC4339544 gene encoding uncharacterized protein, with amino-acid sequence MGNYLSCTMAKVPGGKGARVILPDDGGLRQVALPATAAELMMDAPGHFLADARAARVGARLAALSADEELELGAVYATFPMKRLGTPLAPADMARLAAVATREARRSAKVAAAVVAPPPTPLQAEDAAPRLRLDEMVDDEAVAADMNVYKHRLSSERSRRPTLETIQEENYMSTN; translated from the coding sequence ATGGGCAACTACTTGTCGTGCACGATGGCGAAGGTGCCAGGAGGGAAGGGGGCGAGGGTGATACTGCCGGACGACGGCGGGTTGAGGCAGGTGGcgctgccggcgacggcggcggagctgaTGATGGACGCGCCGGGCCACTTCctggcggacgcgcgcgcggcgcgggtgggcgcccgcctcgccgcgctgTCGGCCGACGAGGAGCTGGAGCTCGGCGCGGTGTACGCCACGTTCCCGATGAAGCGCCTCGGCACGCCGCTGGCGCCCGCGGACAtggcgcgcctcgccgccgtggccacCAGGGAGGCCCGGCGCTCGGCCAAGGTGGCCGCCGCGgtcgtggcgccgccgccgacgccgctgcaGGCGGAGGACGCGGCGCCGAGGCTGCGGCTGGATGAGATggtcgacgacgaggcggtCGCCGCCGACATGAACGTGTACAAGCACCGGCTGAGCAGCGAGCGCTCACGGAGGCCGACATTGGAGACCATCCAAGAGGAGAACTACATGTCGACAAACTAA
- the LOC4339546 gene encoding ATP synthase subunit beta, mitochondrial, with protein MATRRALSSLVRAASRLRGASPAPRPRGPLHRPSPSGYLFNRAAAYATAAAAKEAAPPAPATGKATGGGKITDEFTGAGAVGQVCQVIGAVVDVRFDEGLPPILTALEVLDHNIRLVLEVAQHLGENMVRTIAMDGTEGLVRGQRVLNTGSPITVPVGRATLGRIMNVIGEPIDEKGDITTNHFLPIHREAPAFVEQATEQQILVTGIKVVDLLAPYQRGGKIGLFGGAGVGKTVLIMELINNVAKAHGGFSVFAGVGERTREGNDLYREMIESGVIKLGDKQSESKCALVYGQMNEPPGARARVGLTGLTVAEHFRDAEGQDVLLFIDNIFRFTQANSEVSALLGRIPSAVGYQPTLATDLGGLQERITTTKKGSITSVQAIYVPADDLTDPAPATTFAHLDATTVLSRQISELGIYPAVDPLDSTSRMLSPHVLGEDHYNTARGVQKVLQNYKNLQDIIAILGMDELSEDDKLTVARARKIQRFLSQPFHVAEVFTGAPGKYVELKESVNSFQGVLDGKYDDLPEQSFYMVGGIEEVIAKAEKIAKESAS; from the exons ATGGCGACTCGCCgggccctctcctccctcgtCCGCGCCGCCTCCAGGCTCCGCGGGGCCTCGCCCGCCCCGCGCCCGCGCGGGCCGCTCCACCGACCGTCGCCATCGGGGTACCTCTtcaaccgcgccgccgcgtacgccacggccgccgcggcgaaggaggcggcgcctcCCGCGCCCGCGACGGGGAAGGCCACGGGTGGAGGTAAGATCACCGACGAgttcaccggcgccggcgccgtcgggcAGGTGTGCCAGGTcatcggcgccgtcgtcgacgtGCGGTTTGACGAGGGGCTGCCTCCCATCCTCACGGCGCTCGAGGTGCTCGACCACAACATCCGCCTCGTGCTCGAGGTGGCGCAGCACCTTGGCGAGAACATGGTGCGCACCATCGCTATGGACGGGACTGAGGGGCTTGTCCGCGGTCAGCGCGTCCTCAACACCGGCTCCCCAATCACT GTTCCTGTTGGCAGGGCCACGCTTGGACGTATCATGAATGTTATTGGTGAGCCAATTGATGAGAAGGGTGACATAA CAACGAACCACTTCCTTCCCATCCATCGTGAGGCGCCTGCTTTTGTTGAGCAAGCCACAGAACAGCAAATTCTTGTTACTGGAATTAAG GTTGTGGATCTGCTTGCGCCCTACCAAAGAGGTGGAAAGATCGGTCTTTTTGGTGGTGCAGGAGTCGGCAAAACTGTCCTTATTATGGAGTTGATCAACAATGTTGCTAAGGCCCATG GTGGTTTCTCTGTGTTTGCTGGTGTTGGTGAACGTACCCGTGAAGGTAATGATCTTTACAGGGAAATGATTGAAAGTGGTGTCATCAAGCTAGGTGACAAACAG AGTGAAAGCAAGTGTGCTCTTGTCTACGGGCAAATGAATGAGCCCCCGGGTGCTCGTGCTCGTGTTGGGTTGACCGGTTTGACTGTTGCGGAACATTTCCGTGATGCCGAAGGACAAGATGTGCTTTTGTTCATTGACAACATTTTCCGTTTCACTCAG GCGAACTCTGAGGTGTCTGCTCTTCTTGGACGTATTCCATCTGCTGTGGGATATCAACCAACTCTTGCTACTGATCTTGGAGGACTTCAAGAGCGAATTACAACTACAAAGAAGGGTTCCATTACATCTGTCCAAGCTATTTATGTGCCTGCTGATGACTTGACGGATCCTGCTCCTGCTACTACTTTTGCACATCTTGATGCTACTACTGTGTTGTCACGACAG ATCTCTGAGCTTGGTATTTACCCTGCTGTCGATCCTCTGGACTCCACATCCAGAATGCTCTCCCCCCATGTTTTGGGTGAGGATCACTACAACACTGCTCGTGGTGTCCAAAAGGTTCTTCAGAACTACAAGAATCTTCAGGATATTATTGCAATTTTGGGTATGGACGAGCTCAGTGAAGATGACAAGTTGACCGTCGCTCGCGCAAGGAAGATCCAGCGTTTCTTGAGCCAGCCCTTCCATGTGGCTGAAGTTTTCACGGGTGCTCCTGGGAAGTACGTGGAGCTGAAGGAGAGCGTCAACAGTTTCCAG GGTGTTTTGGATGGGAAATATGATGACCTTCCCGAGCAGTCATTCTATATGGTGGGAGGCATTGAGGAAGTCATTGCTAAAGCTGAGAAGATCGCCAAGGAGTCGGCTTCATAA